TGGCTGCTGACGTCGATCACCGGCGCAGTCGTCCTGCCGGCGCTGGCCGTGGCGCTGGTGCCCGCGGGCAGCGCGGCCGGCCGACCGGGAGCCGGCGCGCCGACCGTGCCCGACCGGGTGGGCGAGTACTCGCACCTGACGGGTCCGGTGTCGTCGTCCCCGCCAGGACGTGCGGTGGCGCTCTTCCAGCACGGGTTCGGCGTCGAGTTCCTCGACTTCCCCCAGGCGGTCGTCGTCGGCGCCGACGACGACGTGGTGCGCCGCGTGGACGTCGCCGAGGACCGCGCCGGCGGGGAGACCCAGGGGGACCCCGCACCCATGCTGCTGTCCCCGGACGGCACCCGGATCGCCGTCGGGGACCACGACACCCCACGGCCCGACGTCGCCGTCCTCGACCTGACGGACGGCAGCGTGGACCTCCTCCCGGCGTCGGACGGGCGCGGCGTGCTCCCGCTGGCCTGGTCCCCGGACGGTCGCCTCCTCGCGTTCCTCAGCACGCCCGCGCCCACGAACCCCCACGGGGGCGCGCCCATCGCCGGGGCCGTGGGGCTGCTCGATCTGGAGACCGGGCGCGCCACCGACCTGCCCGGTGCCTCCGGGGTGACGACGGCGGCCTTCGCCCCCGACGGTTCGGAGCTCGCCGTCCAGCACAGCGCAGCCGCCGGTGGCGCGCTGGAGGTGCTGTCCCTCGACGGTGCGGTCCTCCGCACCGTCGGGTTGCCGGCCGGTCACCACCTCGACGGGCCGGCCGCCTGGTCACCGGACGGTCGCCTCCTCGCGGTCTCGACGGCCGGCTGCCTCAGCGTGGGGGGTGACTCCTCGAGCGGCTGCGGGGCGCCGGGCGGGGCCTCCGGGAACGGCATCGCCTTCGTCGACGCCACGGGGGCGGGCGGACCGGTGCCCGCGCCGCTCGACCGCCGGGACGCCGGCCCCGGCCGGGTGCTCGGCTGGCCCGCGGTCGACCGGGTGGCGGTGCTCGTGCCGGACGGCGTCGGCGGCGACGTGGACGACCCGGACCGGCACTGGGTGACCGAGGTCCCGCTGGACGGCTCGGCTGCGCGCCGGCTGAGCGCCGTCCCCACCAGCGACGGGCGCTACGGGGTGGGCCGCTTCCAGCTGGCGGCCGGACTCGTCGCCGACCTCGAGGTGCGGGAGGCGGGCGCCGTCGACCGAGGTCGCTGGCCGCTCTGGCTGCGCCTGGCAGCAGCGGTGGCGCTCGCCGGCACCGCCGCCGGGGGAGCCGCGGTCGTCCTCCGCCGGTCGCGGCCCCGCCGACCGGCGGGGTGAGGGGTCACCACTGACGGGGGGCAGAGGGGTCCTTCCTCAGTCGGCGGGCTCGTCCACCCAGTCGGGACCGTTGACCTCGCCGGGGCCGGCCAGGTCGGCGGCGTCGACGATCGTGTACGCGTAGCCCTGCTCGGCGAGGAAGCGCTGCCGGTGGGCGGCGTACTCGGCGTCGAGGGTGTCGCGGCTGACCACCGTGTAGAAGTGCGCCTGCCGGCCGTCGGCCTTGGGCCGCAGCACCCGCCCGAGCCGCTGGGCCTCCTCCTGCCGCGACCCGAAGGTCCCCGAGACCTGGACGGCGACCGCGGCCTCCGGCAGGTCGATGGAGAAGTTGGCGACCTTGGAGACGACGAGGGTCGTGACCTCGCCGGTGCGGAAGGCCTGGAACAGCCGCTCCCGCTCCCTGTTCGTCGTCGAGCCCTGGATCACCGGTGCGTCCAGCGCCCGGCCGAGCTCGTCGAGCTGGTCGAGGTAGGCGCCGATGACCAGCTTCTGCTCGCCGGGGTGCCGGTCGAGCACCCGCCGGATCACCGGCAGCTTCGACATCGCCGTCGCGGCGATCCGGTACCGCTCCTCGGGCTCGGCGACCGCGTAGGTCATCCGCTCCTCGTCGTCCAGGGCGACCCGCACCTCGATGCACTCGGCCGGCGCGATGTAGCCCTGCGCCTCGATGTCGCGCCACGGGGCGTCGTAGCGCTTGGGCCCGATGAGCGAGAAGACGTCGTCCTCCCGGCCGTCCTCGCGCACCAGGGTGGCGGTCAGCCCGAGCCGGCGGCGGGACTGCAGGTCGGCGGTGAGCCGGAAGATCGGCGCGGGCAGCAGGTGCACCTCGTCGTAGACGATCAGGCCCCAGTCCTGCGCGTCGAACAGGTCCAGGTGCCGGTACTCGCCCTTGCGGCGGGTGGTGATCACCTGGTAGGTCGCGATGGTGACCGGGCGGATCTCCTTGCGCTCGCCGGAGTACTCGCCGATCTCCTCCTCGGTCAGGGAGGTGCGCGCGATCAGCTCGCGCTTCCACTGCCGCCCGGAGACGGTGTTGGTCACCAGGATCAGCGTGGTCGCCTTGGCCTCGGCCATCGCCGCGGCCCCGACCAGCGTCTTGCCCGCGCCGCACGGCAGGACGACGACGCCCGAGCCGCCGGCCCAGAAGCCCTGGACGGCCTCGGACTGGTAGTCGCGCAGGTGCCAGCCGTCCTGGTCCAGCTCGATCGGGTGCGCCTGCCCGTCGACGTAGCCGGCGAGGTCCTCGGCCGGCCAGCCCACCTTGAGCAGCGCCTGCTTGAGCCGGCCGCGCTCGGAGGGGTGGACGACGACGGTGTCGGCGTCGATCCGGGCACCGAGCATCGGGGCCACCCGCTTGGAGCGGACGACCTCCTCGAGCACCGCGCGGTCGGTGGTGGTGAGCACCAGCCCGTGCACCGGGTCGTTGGCCAGCGTCAGCCGGCCGAAGCGGTCCATCGTGTCGGCGACGTCGACCAGCAGCGCGTGCGGCACCGGGTAGCGCGAGTAGCGCACCAGGGCGTCGACGACCTGCTCGGCGTCGTGCCCCGCGGCGCGGGCGTTCCACAGCGCCAGCGGGGTGACCCGGTAGGTGTGCACGTGCTCGGGCGAGCGCTCGAGCTCGGCGAACGGCGCGATGGCCGCCCGGCACTCGCGCGCCTGCGGGTGGTCGACCTCGAGCAGCAGGGTCTTGTCCGACTGGACGATGAGCGGTCCGTCGTTCACGTGATGGGGAGCCTCTCCTCGGCGGGGGTCTGTCAGGTCAACCGCTGCCGGCGGCCGGTGCTTCCTCGTCGGCGAGCGCCACCGAGGTGATCCGGTGCACCGCGAAGGTGCGGTTCTCCTGCCGGCGCTCGTCCCAGCCCTGGAGGAAACCACCGCCCAGTGACACCGGCTGCACCACGCGCTGGCTGCCGCTGCCCTGGGCGTCGACGTAGCCCAGCCACACCGGCACGCCGTCGCGGATGGCCCGCGAGAGCAGCTCCAGCGTCCCGGCGGTGGTCACGCCCGGGACCTGCCGCACGGGGGCGGCCGGGCGGGCGGCCAGGGCGGCGTCACCGGCGCGGATCTCGCGGACGGTGGCGTCGGTCTCGGCCGGCGTCAGCGGCCGCCCGGCCGGTGACGGCGGCGGGCCGGGACGCCGGCCGGCCGCGCGGGGCCGGGCCGGCGGGCGGGTGAGGACCGCCCCGCCCGGCGACTCCCCGGCCGGTGCGTACCCGGCCGCCCGCAGCACGGTGAGCACCTCGTCGGCGCCCAGGCCGCTGACCAGCACGCCCGGGGCCAGCCGGCGCAGCTCCGCGGGCGCCGTCCGCCGGTCGCCGAGCACCTGGGACAGCAGCCCGTGGTCGTCGGAGCGGACGTAGCACTCGATCGCGCCCACCCGCAGCCGGCCGTGCTGGCGGGCGACGTCGTCGACCAGGTAGTCCAGCGCCTGCGGCACCGGCGTCCGCGAGGCGCGGGTGAACAGGTCGTGCAGGTCGGTGGCCGACCAGCCGGCGTCCAGCGCGCGCCGGATCGAGCCCTCCGACACCCGGAACACCGTCGCGCCACCCGAGGACTCGACGTCGGCCACCACGGAGAGCGTGTCGGCGAGCCGGGCGACCAGCGGCCCCGGCGCGACGAGGGTCAGGTCGGGCTGGGCGAGCACGTGGTCGACCGGCTCGGGCAGCAGGCCCGCCATGCCGTCGGCGGCGCCCTCCTCGCCCCGCGCCAGCAGGCCGCGGCCGCCGCGGGACAGCACCCCGCCCACCAGGACGCCGATCCGCCCGGCCTCGGCGAGCACGTCGGGCACCGGCGCCAGCCGGTCGGCCCGCCGCGGGGTGCGCCAGCGCAGCAGCGTCACCAGGTCGTCGGGCGCCAGCCCCCGGCCCGGCGGGGAGTCGGCGAGGGCGGCCAGCGCCGAGCGGCGGATGCCCGGGGCGGTGTGCCGCACCAGGTCGGGGGAGAGCGCGTTGACCGCCTTGCCCGCGACGTCGCGCTGCCCGACCAGCGAGGGCAGCCGGGTGCTCTCCAGCCAGCCGGCGGCCAGCGTCGCCCACCGGTCGGGCAGCGGCTGCTCCCGCCACAGGTCGAAGCCCCGCGTGGGCAGCCACTCGTCGCGGTGCGGACCGCCGACGTCGATCAGGCCGGCGCAGAACGCGAGCTCGAGCAGCCAGCCGGCGTCGGCCTCCGACACCGACAGCGCCTTCGCCAGCCGCTTGCGGTCGCGCACGGCCACCCCGCCGCTGCGCAGCAGCCCGGCCGGCTCCTCCTCGAGCACCGCCAGGAGCTCGCCCACCCGCCCGACGGCCTCCAGCGCCGCCCCCGCGGCCTGCCGGTCGACGGCGGCCGGGTCGCGCTCGACGACGGCCGGCTCGGGGCGCAACCGCGGCGGCCCGTAGGGCTGGTCCCCCCGCAGCAGCAGGCCGATCTCGCGGGGCAGCTCGACGTTGAGCGCGTCGATCCGCGCCAGCAGCCCGGCCTGCAGCAGCCGGCGCGCCGGTGAGGCCGCGCCGGCGCCGGTCTCGGGCAGGTGGCCCACCGGCCGGTCGCCGGCCAGCCGCTCGAGCACCTCGCGCTCGGCCGGCTCCAGCGCGCCGACCGCGGCGGCCAGGTCGGCCGGCAGGGTCACCCGCAGCTCGGCCGCACGGCGGCCCAGCCCGGCGGGGTGGCGGACGGCGCGGCGCACCTGGTCCGGGGCGTGCAGGACGTCGTCGCCCCACAGCAGCGCCCGGGTGGTCAGCCGGTCGACCGCGGCGTCGACGACGTCGTCGGGCAGGCCGGGCAGCGCCGCGGCGACGTCCGCGGCCTCGACGCCGCCGGTCGGGGCCAGCAGGACGACGTCGAGCACCTGCAGGGTGGCCGCGTCGAGGTCGTCGAGCGCCCGGTCCACCGAGACCGGGACCGCCAGCCGGCTGGCCAGCGCGACGACGTCCGAGGGTGCGGGCCGGGCGACGTCGGGCCGCGCGGCGAGGAGTGCCGCGAGCTGGGCGTCGCTGCGGGTGCGCAGCCACGCGGCCAGCGTGGCGGGACGGTCGGCAGGCATCCGGTCAACGCTACGTCGGCGCGGGCGGCCCTGCCGCCGTCGCACCCGGTCCTGCCAGCATGGAGGCCGTGCACCCGGCCGCCGACGACCCGCACACCCGCGCCGCGCTGGAGGGCTACCGGGCCGGTGCGCTGCGCTGGCTGGCCGGCGGGGTCATCGCCGTCGTCCTGGCCGTGCTGCTCGGCGCGGTGGCCATCAGCGTCGCGGAGGACCGCGGCCGCCCCCTGCCCCTCGTCGGCATGGTCGTGGTCGTGCTGGTCGTCGGCGGCCTCGCCGCCGCGGTGGCCGGGCTGGGCGGCCTGCTGCGGGCGCTGCGCTGGCGGCGGGGGCTGTCGGCCGTCGGGTGGCAGCGCGGGCTGCTGCGCATCGCCGGCCCGGCGATCGTCGCCTTCGAGCCCGAGGGCTACGACGAGTGGGACCCCGACGACGAGCCGGTGCGGCTGCGCCTGGTCAGCACCTCGGTGTGGCGCACCCGCCAGGTCCAGGACCTCGACGGCGGCGAGGTGCGCGCGGCGCCGGTCGGCAGCGGCCAGTGGGTGCTCACCGCCGAGGGCCTGCCCACCCTCTACGGCGCCCGCACCGCCGGCCGGTCCCGCCGCACTCCCCGCGATCGGGGGTGATGCGGGTGCGGCTGCTGCGGGTAGTACTCCGGGCACGCGAGAATGAGCCCGACGCGCACCCTCGGGGGTGCGCCCGGAGCACGGAGGCGACATGGCCAAGCGCAAGGAGAAGCACGCTCACCTGGTCGAGCCCACCTGGGGGCAGTCGGAGGACGCCGGGCCGCCGGTGACCGAGTTCCTCGGCGAGATGGCCGGCCCGCTGTCGCCGTTCGGCGAGGACCACAGCTTCCCGCTGCCGCCGGAGCGGATCCGCTACGCCCACCCCACCGACAAGCCCAACCGGGCCGGGGTGCAGCTCCCGGAGAACCGCCGGCGATGAGCGGGCCCGCGCTGCCGTCCTACGCGAGCGGCACCTCGACCGTCCCCCTGCTCGGGGACACGATCGGTGCGGACCTGGACCGGACGGCGGCGCGGGTGGGCGACCACGAGGCGCTGGTCGAGTGCGCCACCGGCCGCCGCTGGACCTATCCGCAGCTGGTCGCCGACGTCGACGCCTGCGCCCTCGGCCTCGACGCCCTGGGCGCGCGGAAGGGTGACCGGGTCGGCATCTGGGCGCCCAACTGCGCCGAGTGGGTCTTCGTCCAGTACGGGACGGCGAAGCTCGGCGCGATCCTGGTCAACATCAACCCCGCCTACCGCACGCACGAGCTGGCCTACGTGCTGAAGCAGGCCGGGATCTCGGTGCTCGTGGCCGCGCCGGAGTTCAAGACCAGCGACTACCGGGCGATGGTGGCCGAGGTCCGCGGCGAGTGCCCGGACCTGCGTCAGGTCGTCTTCCTCGGCGACCCGGAGTGGGAGCGGCTGATGGCCACCGGCCGGGCCGCCGACCGGGGGCTGCTGGCCGAGCGGGCCGCCGAGCTCTCGCCGGACGACCCGATCAACATCCAGTACACGTCGGGGACCACCGGCTTCCCCAAGGGCGCCACGCTCAGCCACCACAACCTGCTCAACAACGGCTTCTTCGTGGGCGAGGGCTGCGGCTACACCGAGGCCGACCGGATCTGCATCCCGGTGCCCTACTACCACTGCTTCGGCATGGGGATGGGCAACCTCGGCGCCACCAGCCACGGGGCGACGATGGTCGTCCCGGCGCCGGCCTTCGACCCGGCGGCCACCCTGCGGGCCGTGCAGGACGAGCGGTGCACGTCGCTCTACGGCGTCCCGACGATGTTCATCGCCGAGCTGGCGCTGCCCGACTTCGGCACCTACGACCTCTCCAGCCTGCGCACCGGGATCATGGCCGGCTCGCCGTGCCCGGTGGAGGTGATGAAGCGGGTGGTCGCCGAGATGGGCATGGCCGAGGTGACCATCTGCTACGGCATGACCGAGACCTCCCCGGTTTCCACCCAGACCGGCGCCGACGACGACCTCGACCGCCGGACGTCGACCGTCGGGCGGGTGCACCCGCACCTGGAGGTCAAGGTGGTCGACCCCGCCACCGGCATCACCGTGCCGCGCGGGACGCCGGGGGAGTTCTGCACCCGCGGCTACTCGGTGATGCTCGGCTACTGGCAGCAGCCGGAGAAGACCGCCGAGGTCATCGACGCCGCTCGCTGGATGCACACCGGCGACCTCGCCGTCATGGACGAGGCCGGTTACCTCAACATCGTCGGCCGGATCAAGGACATGGTCATCCGCGGCGGGGAGAACGTGTACCCGCGCGAGGTGGAGGAGTTCCTCTACACCCACCCCGACGTCGTCGACGCGCAGGTGATCGGCGTCCCCGACGAGCGCTACGGCGAGGAGCTCATGGCCTGGGTGCGGCTGCGCGAGGGCGCCGAGCCGCTGACCGCCGAGGCGCTGCGCGAGTTCTGCGCCGGCAAGCTGGCCCACTACAAGGTCCCGCGCTACGTCAAGGTCGTCGACGCGTTCCCGATGACGGTCACCGGCAAGGTCCGCAAGGTCGAGATGCGCGAGACCTCCGTCGAGGAGCTGGGCCTGCAGTCGGCCGCCGCGGTCCGCAACGCCTGAGGCCCCGTCCCGGGTCCCGCCCTGAGCTCGCGAAGGGTGGGGAGGACGGGGTCCTTCCTCTGCCCCCGCCACCAGCAGGCTCGCGGCGGGACCCTGCAGGGGGCCGGCGGGGTCCTCCTCCGCTCACGTCACCCGGACGGGGACGACGAGCGCGCGGTGGTCCGACAGCGGCAGCCGGGGCGCCTCCGCCGCCCCGGTGGCCACCAGCCGCCCGCGGGCCAGCACGTGGTCGAGCTGCCGCGTGGGGGCGTGGGCCGGGAAGGTCGCGCCCGCGGCCAGTGACCGCAGGCCAGTGACCCGGGTGGCCTGCCGCGGCTCCATGTTCAGGTCGCCGAGCAGCACCAGTGGCTCGCGGGTGCCGGCCAGCGAGCGCACCAGCCGGCGCAGCTGGAAGGAGTTCCAGCCCGGGATGAACGACAGGTGGGTGGCGGCCACGGTGAACTGACCCTGCGGGCCGTCGAGCACGGCGGCCACGGCCACCCGCGGCTCGTCGCCGACCAGCTTCGGCGCCCGGGCACCCCGGAACCACACCGGCACCCGCCCGTTCAGCGCCGGCAGCCGCACCACCCGCCAGGACACCACCGGAAAGCGCGACAGCAGGGCGATGCCGTAGCTGGCCGAGCCGGGTTGCTCGTCACCGGTGGCGGCCATCCACGTGCCGCCGGGAGTGCCCGCCAGCGCGGCGACGAACTGCGAGTCGACCGCGCCCATCGCCTCGGCGGCCACCGCGGTGAGGTCGGCGTTCATCGAGCGCGGCTGGTCGCGGTCGACCTCCTGCAGACCGAGGACGTCGGCGTCCAGGGTCTTCACCCCGGCGGCCAGCCGGTCGACGTCGACCCGGTCGTCCACCGTCGAGCGCCCGTGCAGGATGTTGAAGGTCGCGATGCGCACGACGTCCTGCGTGCCCCGGCCGCCCCGTCCTCACGCGTGCGTGGCACGCCCGGTCGCGGGTAGCAGCCGGGCGTGCAGCCCTCCGACCGCGACGAGATCCGCGACCTCCTCAAGCGCACCGCCGTGGCCCTCAAGGAGGGCGGTGTCCCCTTCGCCCTGTGCGGTGGGTACGCCGCCTGGGTCCGCGGTGCCCCCGAGCCCGACCACGACGCCGACTTCCTCGTCCCCTCCGCCGAGGCCGAACGGGCGGTCAAGGTCCTCCACGACGCCGGCCTGCAGGTCGAGGACCCGGCCGAGGACTGGCTGACCAAGGTCGTCCAGGGCAACTCGTTCGTCGACGTGCTGTGGCGCACCTGCGGCCACCCGGTGGAGAGCGACCTCATCGAGCGCGCCGAGGACAGGGCCGTGCTCTCGGTGCACATGCCCGTCCTCGCGGCCACCGACATCCTGGTCACCAAGCTCATGGCGCTCGACGAGCACTACTGCGACTTCTCCCGGCTGCTCCCGGTGGCGCGGGCGCTGCGCGAGCAGGTCGACTGGGCCACCGTCCGGCGCGAGGTCGCCGACAACGACTTCGCCGTCGTCTTCCTCGACCTGCTCGGCCGCCTCGGGGTGGTCGGGGCGGAGGTCGGCGCGGGCTGAGAGACCCGTCGACGCAGCGGCTAACCTGGGCGGGAGCGGTGCGGGGGCACCGCCGTCGGCCGGCCCCCGGGGCCGGGACACCCGCGAGCGAGGGAACGAACGTGCCCACCGGCAAGGTCAAGTGGTTCAACCCCGAGAAGGGCTTCGGCTTCCTCTCGCGCGAGGACGGTCCCGACGTCTTCGTGCACAAGGACGCCCTGCCGTCGGGCACCACCGAGCTCAAGCCGGGCCAGCGGGTGGAGTTCGGCATCGTCGCCGGCCGGCGCGGCGACCAGGCGCTGCAGGTCCGCGTCCTCGACCCGCTGCCGTCGGTGGCGGCCAAGGTCGCCGCGCAGCACCGCAAGAAGCCCGACGAGCTGGTCCCGATCATCGAGGACCTGATCAAGCTGCTCGACGACGTCTCGAACTCCCTGCGCCGCGGCCGGCACCCCGACCGCGCCGAGTCGCGCAAGGTGGCCGCGGTGCTGCGCGCGGTGGCCGGCGACCTCGAGGCCTGAGCCGTCAGCCGGCGGGGGTGACCGGGGCCGGTGACGGCGTCGGCTCGACCCCGACGTCGCCGCCGGCCCGCAGGAAGCCGATCGGCCACGCACCGGAGAGCACGCAGTCGCCGTGCTCGTCCTCGACGACCACGAGGTAGAAGGCCGGCGGGACGACGTCGGAGCTGTTGATGCCGTCGAACCGGGCCTGTCCGTCCTCGACGTCGACCTCGCCGAGCCGCTGCTCCAGCCGCTCG
This region of Geodermatophilus bullaregiensis genomic DNA includes:
- a CDS encoding nucleotidyltransferase family protein, which gives rise to MQPSDRDEIRDLLKRTAVALKEGGVPFALCGGYAAWVRGAPEPDHDADFLVPSAEAERAVKVLHDAGLQVEDPAEDWLTKVVQGNSFVDVLWRTCGHPVESDLIERAEDRAVLSVHMPVLAATDILVTKLMALDEHYCDFSRLLPVARALREQVDWATVRREVADNDFAVVFLDLLGRLGVVGAEVGAG
- a CDS encoding TolB family protein, yielding MPTGKWLLTSITGAVVLPALAVALVPAGSAAGRPGAGAPTVPDRVGEYSHLTGPVSSSPPGRAVALFQHGFGVEFLDFPQAVVVGADDDVVRRVDVAEDRAGGETQGDPAPMLLSPDGTRIAVGDHDTPRPDVAVLDLTDGSVDLLPASDGRGVLPLAWSPDGRLLAFLSTPAPTNPHGGAPIAGAVGLLDLETGRATDLPGASGVTTAAFAPDGSELAVQHSAAAGGALEVLSLDGAVLRTVGLPAGHHLDGPAAWSPDGRLLAVSTAGCLSVGGDSSSGCGAPGGASGNGIAFVDATGAGGPVPAPLDRRDAGPGRVLGWPAVDRVAVLVPDGVGGDVDDPDRHWVTEVPLDGSAARRLSAVPTSDGRYGVGRFQLAAGLVADLEVREAGAVDRGRWPLWLRLAAAVALAGTAAGGAAVVLRRSRPRRPAG
- a CDS encoding cold-shock protein; amino-acid sequence: MPTGKVKWFNPEKGFGFLSREDGPDVFVHKDALPSGTTELKPGQRVEFGIVAGRRGDQALQVRVLDPLPSVAAKVAAQHRKKPDELVPIIEDLIKLLDDVSNSLRRGRHPDRAESRKVAAVLRAVAGDLEA
- a CDS encoding AMP-binding protein; protein product: MSGPALPSYASGTSTVPLLGDTIGADLDRTAARVGDHEALVECATGRRWTYPQLVADVDACALGLDALGARKGDRVGIWAPNCAEWVFVQYGTAKLGAILVNINPAYRTHELAYVLKQAGISVLVAAPEFKTSDYRAMVAEVRGECPDLRQVVFLGDPEWERLMATGRAADRGLLAERAAELSPDDPINIQYTSGTTGFPKGATLSHHNLLNNGFFVGEGCGYTEADRICIPVPYYHCFGMGMGNLGATSHGATMVVPAPAFDPAATLRAVQDERCTSLYGVPTMFIAELALPDFGTYDLSSLRTGIMAGSPCPVEVMKRVVAEMGMAEVTICYGMTETSPVSTQTGADDDLDRRTSTVGRVHPHLEVKVVDPATGITVPRGTPGEFCTRGYSVMLGYWQQPEKTAEVIDAARWMHTGDLAVMDEAGYLNIVGRIKDMVIRGGENVYPREVEEFLYTHPDVVDAQVIGVPDERYGEELMAWVRLREGAEPLTAEALREFCAGKLAHYKVPRYVKVVDAFPMTVTGKVRKVEMRETSVEELGLQSAAAVRNA
- a CDS encoding DNA repair helicase XPB, whose amino-acid sequence is MNDGPLIVQSDKTLLLEVDHPQARECRAAIAPFAELERSPEHVHTYRVTPLALWNARAAGHDAEQVVDALVRYSRYPVPHALLVDVADTMDRFGRLTLANDPVHGLVLTTTDRAVLEEVVRSKRVAPMLGARIDADTVVVHPSERGRLKQALLKVGWPAEDLAGYVDGQAHPIELDQDGWHLRDYQSEAVQGFWAGGSGVVVLPCGAGKTLVGAAAMAEAKATTLILVTNTVSGRQWKRELIARTSLTEEEIGEYSGERKEIRPVTIATYQVITTRRKGEYRHLDLFDAQDWGLIVYDEVHLLPAPIFRLTADLQSRRRLGLTATLVREDGREDDVFSLIGPKRYDAPWRDIEAQGYIAPAECIEVRVALDDEERMTYAVAEPEERYRIAATAMSKLPVIRRVLDRHPGEQKLVIGAYLDQLDELGRALDAPVIQGSTTNRERERLFQAFRTGEVTTLVVSKVANFSIDLPEAAVAVQVSGTFGSRQEEAQRLGRVLRPKADGRQAHFYTVVSRDTLDAEYAAHRQRFLAEQGYAYTIVDAADLAGPGEVNGPDWVDEPAD
- a CDS encoding endonuclease/exonuclease/phosphatase family protein, encoding MRIATFNILHGRSTVDDRVDVDRLAAGVKTLDADVLGLQEVDRDQPRSMNADLTAVAAEAMGAVDSQFVAALAGTPGGTWMAATGDEQPGSASYGIALLSRFPVVSWRVVRLPALNGRVPVWFRGARAPKLVGDEPRVAVAAVLDGPQGQFTVAATHLSFIPGWNSFQLRRLVRSLAGTREPLVLLGDLNMEPRQATRVTGLRSLAAGATFPAHAPTRQLDHVLARGRLVATGAAEAPRLPLSDHRALVVPVRVT
- a CDS encoding helicase C-terminal domain-containing protein, with translation MPADRPATLAAWLRTRSDAQLAALLAARPDVARPAPSDVVALASRLAVPVSVDRALDDLDAATLQVLDVVLLAPTGGVEAADVAAALPGLPDDVVDAAVDRLTTRALLWGDDVLHAPDQVRRAVRHPAGLGRRAAELRVTLPADLAAAVGALEPAEREVLERLAGDRPVGHLPETGAGAASPARRLLQAGLLARIDALNVELPREIGLLLRGDQPYGPPRLRPEPAVVERDPAAVDRQAAGAALEAVGRVGELLAVLEEEPAGLLRSGGVAVRDRKRLAKALSVSEADAGWLLELAFCAGLIDVGGPHRDEWLPTRGFDLWREQPLPDRWATLAAGWLESTRLPSLVGQRDVAGKAVNALSPDLVRHTAPGIRRSALAALADSPPGRGLAPDDLVTLLRWRTPRRADRLAPVPDVLAEAGRIGVLVGGVLSRGGRGLLARGEEGAADGMAGLLPEPVDHVLAQPDLTLVAPGPLVARLADTLSVVADVESSGGATVFRVSEGSIRRALDAGWSATDLHDLFTRASRTPVPQALDYLVDDVARQHGRLRVGAIECYVRSDDHGLLSQVLGDRRTAPAELRRLAPGVLVSGLGADEVLTVLRAAGYAPAGESPGGAVLTRPPARPRAAGRRPGPPPSPAGRPLTPAETDATVREIRAGDAALAARPAAPVRQVPGVTTAGTLELLSRAIRDGVPVWLGYVDAQGSGSQRVVQPVSLGGGFLQGWDERRQENRTFAVHRITSVALADEEAPAAGSG